The genome window TGCACACTGAATAAATTGGGTGTCTTAACATCATGCACAGTGAATGATTGAGACCAAAAATATAAAGGAGGTGAAAATGCAACTGAAATTGTTGTTGTAGGTGGAACAGAAAAGGATATGGGTAAGTTCCTATCAAGGTTTGCTGAGAAGACCTTTTGGTTAAGTTGACTGGAATCCTCTTTCTCAGATTAGGTGATGTAGTTCTGCATACATCACATATCCAAATCATGGCAGCAGGTATTATTTTCAAATTCACTGACAAAGACCAAAGGCATGAGAAACGAACAAGAGCAGTTTGGGGTTTCTGTGGGGACCGGACTCATTGAGGATCCACTTCTTCTGTACACATACGTGTAGCATCAGGGTGGGGGTGTTAAGTCTCAAGACTTATTGACTTCTGTTCCCTTTGGAAAGTTTGATGCAcggaaataaaatgtctcttATATAAGTTAGCATTAACGTTTTAACATATTGCATTAGTAATAGCCAGCAGTGATTGAATCAGGAAACTTTGAATGGATGAAAACAGTCAAATTGAAACCCACAGAGTGTTTAATGCTcgataataattacaaaaaaaaagataataattaaaataaaaaggtaacTTTTTGGTTAATCAAATATTGTCACAAGGAACTCATTGGCAGAAATCCAGTTCTAAAGATGTGCATCCATTGAGCTTGACACGGTCGCCTTGTAGCCGGAGGGTTCTGGGTCTGACCCCGCTGGCTTGAATTGCATCAGCATGGATTTTCATCCAACAGTCAATGTCATGCAGTAAATAAAGGTGATCAATGTCATGCAGGTTAGCTTATTTGCCGACTCCAAAGGACTCGCCTCTCCCGCTGTGCCTCGAAAAGGTTCCTGTAACAGGCCGTCTCTTCCCAGTTGTTGAGGTCAATGCATCATTTCCTCAGGTGGCATATGAGCAATATGATCCATGTAGTGCGTTTTTGTTCGTCTTGGCTGTGATTCCCCTCCTCCGATTGGCCGTAAAGCGGCTGTTTCAAGGGGTGGAGTTTGGAATATGGATTATGGTTCGCCCATCAAAGCTGGCATCATGATAGTTGTGGAGAACTTGGTCCATGTTGGCTTCCTCCAGGATGCTAATGTTTGATTACCTGTCTTCCCAGTGTGTGGGATTTGGCACCGTAGAGGAGGAACAAAGTACTACTTGATAGAGAGGTCTGGATCACGGCTAAAATcagtttctttcttcctttttttgaaaGCTGGATTCAAGAGCACAAGGTGAATTAAAGGAAGGTATGAAGATTTATGAATCGGAACCTGAACTTCAAAAATCCTGGGACAACGTCCAGATAATGGTGAGAACTCTACAAAGAACGCATGAGTACTTGTGTTGCATGCGTGTACAGTAGGTACGTAAAACCGAACAAACGATGTCACGGCCAAACACTCACAAACAGCCAGTAGTGTGTACGATATGTCAGCAGATCCCAAACCTCTTCTGTCTATATAGGAACACTGGAGGACCTCCCATGGGCCGTATGAATTgcattataattataatgtaaAATCTATCAAATAttagttttcctttttataaGTGCGTGTTTCCTCCCCCCAAGTTATCTTCCCAGGATTTAGCAGCATATTCGTCTTTATCTTATTCAGTTACATGACCATGGTGGGGGGTTTCCAAGTGTCTCATCACTTTAGTGGGCTTCCTACTGTCTGCCTCCAGTATTTTAAGACACTCACCGTGGGGTCTCTCTTCTTGGCCGATAGTGGTCATAAGGCCCAGGGACAGATATGCCTCCTTATGTTTTCATACTTTCACCTTTAtttgtgctgttgttgtgttgcCTGCATCACAAGTCACAGATATGTTCATCTTGGTACATCGCAACGGTACAAATGTCttacctttctctctctctttccttcggtctccaaattgtatttttcttaaGTGAAACCATATGAAATAGTGCACTATCTTTATAGTGACATAGTAGATAACTTTACAACTCGTTTGCAATTGTATGTGTTATCCTTTTACCAGTGTGGGTTGGTGATGAAGTTGGTATTGGCCTCGTAGTACTCTAATCTTTCTGCCTGGCTGTCTTCTCCCAGTTCAAATGCTGTGGAGTAACGAACAAAACGGACTGGTATGACGTGCTGAATGGAACGCTGCCCTCCTCCTGTTGCTCAGTCGGGACGGTCCAGTGTGTGGACGGATGGAGTGAGGTTGGTCTGCTGCTCAGCTATAAAACAAGATGTTTTGTATGACTCTCCCAGATGAAATCTGAATGTGATCCAGAAGAAAGGCCTGATGATATTATGCTTTACAGTTATATCAACAGTTATCAGCGACTGCCACTTCTAAATGCAGTTGGTTGTAGGATTGATCATTTAATAAGACTGCTGAACGTCAAACCAGGTGGATTTCCATACAGCGCAGACATGTATTCAGAGCAAAAGTAGTGCCGCAGAGCCTCCAGCTTCCCAAAGTGCCCTGGAGTAAGATGCTGAACCTCAGACTGCCTCCAGGCCATCTGTGTAGTTGAGCTCCTGGCAGGAACGTGGCACCCAGCAGGGCAACCTCTGTGTACCAACGCTGACTTGTGGCTTTGAATAGTTGGAAGGTTAGAGTGTCGCTATACAAATGTCCTTTTGAAAAATCTATTTACAAGCATTCAAGGAAATACTCTGCAAGTAATGCAAACTATCTGATGTGCagattcaaatatttatttagaaataataaaatggCCACAAAGGACAACGTTGCTAAATGGTGTTGAGGTGCCACGCTGTACACACTGAGCGGCTAAAGGATGGACACAATCCTCACCGTCCTCCTGTGTGAGAATCGCACACCCTCGCCCATCTGGAGCCAATCACACATAGCTTAAGAGAATCGGGCTGTTTAAAATACCCAGTAGGAGATTATCTTAACTAAAGAACGGCAGAGTAAAAGTAAAACGGCTAAATTCTCAGGAACGGACAGCAATGTGTTTCTCACGTTTCTTCATAGATTTGCTCGTTGTCTGTTGCTCAGGACAGCATTGTTCCTGTGGACAAAGGGTGAAATCTTGGAGCACAATAACATCCCTACAATGAAGCGTAATAGGACAACAGACACAGGCAGTCAGGTTATCTGACATGGTGGAAACAAGCCATCACAATATCCACATTCATTAAAAGTGCTTATGTGAAGGAGAAACTGAAAGTGAATACTGAAATGTTGCTGATGATCGCTCAGTAAACAGGAAGTAGTGTGTGCGGCAACCAACAACAAGTCTACACATTATAATTCCTACAACTTCTTGAAGATCACGAGACAtgttcctcacgcagagtctcCACATCTCTGGACAACTCGAGTACAAAGTCAGTTGTGCTAAAAGGGATGACGGCCAGAACTAACATGATACCTTTTAATGCAATCGCCTTTTAAATGGATTCCTGGACATCAGTCTTTTTATTGCTCCCatgtctctgtttgtctctgtctgtccccgGCAGCCGTGTTACCAGAAGGCCAGGCAGTGGCTGCTGGACAACATCCCCTCAGTCCTGGTGTTTGGAGTGTGTATTGGTGTTGTGCAGGTAATTGTCTTCAATAATCATTCTCACATATATTATTCTGCCCAACGTTAGCAGCGGGACAGAAGAGATGTttgtgattaaataaatatggatgTCCTAATAGAAAGTGATCATCTTTGATTTACCTGGAGTGTACATTTCACTGTACATCCTGGCCGACCGTACGTCCACCCTGGTGTATATGCACTGtacttgtatttctcttttctagtcttcacACCCCTGAAAGGTCTTTAACCCACACGCATtgacacactgatgacaggagctaccacacagtgagccacctgcccatcagcaaCCAACATCAATCTATACATCCATAAACCCCCACGTATCACGTACTGTCTGGCTGTTTCAAACAGGATCACGTACACTGTACATATTGATTTTATCTGATCTATATATATTGATTTTATCTGATCTATATATATTGATTTTCTGACCTGCTCTCTCGACAGATCCTTGCCCTGTTGTTCTCCCTGCTGATGTACTGTCAAATTCTGTGTGCTGAGAAGAACCTGGACTGAGACCAGCTGTTCACAGGCCCCTGATGAGGGTACCCATCACTAACTCCTCTGAGATCTCAAGGCCCTCAAACCCTCAAAAGCCCAATCCAGACTGTTGCTGCGCTGCTCTGTGGTTTCAGGTCCAACACGGTGCTTTTGGCTATAAAATGTAAACTTTCTAAAATGCTAATGTGGCTCCATCCAGCCAATGGACACTAGCGTACGGACCCAGGCAGTACTGACAGACTGAGGGTTGATTTCACCGGCACGGGGATCATTATGACAGTTATGCCAAATCAGTGACGTCACACAGTGAAATACGATAACGCAATGCGAGGGGAAGTACTGGGTCCGCTGTCATGTCCCAGCAGTATGTGTCTGTCCGTACTAGTATTTTGTTTCCAGGCTCTGCGTGTAGGAAAAAGTAGAGTGACATTTTCTTATTGATTCGGCTTATCATATTTTTAACGAGATGCATTTTCTTACTCAGTACGGTCACTGACTATTCCAAAGGTCATTATCGGGATTCCAAGATCTGTCCAGCATGTcaacaagaaacaaaagaaaacattttataaaGCACGGAGTTCACTTTCTTGATACCTTTGAGCCTTGTATGTATCGCTAAACTGTAGGAGCACTTTGAACATTCTGTGAAGTTCAGTGACTTTaggtttcttttatttccatttgtttCATCTACTCATGACAGCGACACAATACTCCCATGGTAACGCTCTCATACACTCGTTTATCCAACCTTTTGTAACAGGACCATTTTCCATTGGTAAAGTAATACAGTATCGACTAGTCAGGACAGTATTGGTCCCTTCTGTCCCCGGCTGGGGGCGTGGCTTACGTGTGCGTGTAAAGAAAGGGGAGGCGGCTGATTGCTGCTGTAATCGCATCACTTATATCG of Gasterosteus aculeatus chromosome 11, fGasAcu3.hap1.1, whole genome shotgun sequence contains these proteins:
- the tspan4b gene encoding tetraspanin-4, with the translated sequence MSASRRCLCCVKYLMFVFNLIFWLGGCGLFGIGVWLSFTQAEFSSLPLSFPSLSAANLLLVAGGITMVTGFLGCLGALKEQRCLLFMFFVILLLLVLTEVTLMLVIHILHDKLDSRAQGELKEGMKIYESEPELQKSWDNVQIMFKCCGVTNKTDWYDVLNGTLPSSCCSVGTVQCVDGWSEPCYQKARQWLLDNIPSVLVFGVCIGVVQILALLFSLLMYCQILCAEKNLD